The following proteins are co-located in the Flavobacterium sp. CECT 9288 genome:
- the ilvC gene encoding ketol-acid reductoisomerase produces the protein MANYFNSLPLRLQLEQLGVCEFMDQSEFSDGINALAGKKVVIVGCGAQGLNQGLNMRDSGLDISYALRADAIAEKRASFNNAFDHGFTVGTYEELIPTADLVCNLTPDKQHTAVVTAIMPLMKKGATLAYSHGFNIVEEGMQIRKDITVIMCAPKCPGSEVREEYKRGFGVPTLIAVHPENDPENVGLAQAKAYAVATGGHRAGVLLSSFVAEVKSDLMGEQTILCGMLQTGSILCFDKMVEEGIEPAYASKLIQYGWETITEALKHGGITNMMDRLSNPAKIEAFRLADELKEIMRPLFQKHMDDIISGEFSKNMMIDWANDDVNLLTWRAATAQTNFEKTAPTAAHISEQEYFDHGTLLIAMVKAGVELAFETMTESGIIEESAYYESLHELPLIANTVARKKLYEMNRIISDTAEYGCYLFDHACKPLLGDFMKTVNTNVIGKSFATSNGVDNSVLIAVNKTIRQHPIEEVGEWLRTSMTAMKKIG, from the coding sequence ATGGCAAATTATTTCAACTCACTACCACTTCGATTACAATTAGAACAATTAGGCGTTTGCGAATTCATGGACCAATCTGAATTTTCAGACGGTATCAATGCATTGGCAGGCAAAAAGGTTGTAATTGTGGGGTGTGGAGCCCAAGGTTTAAACCAAGGCTTGAATATGAGAGACTCCGGTTTAGATATTTCATACGCCTTACGTGCGGATGCAATTGCAGAAAAAAGAGCCTCTTTTAACAACGCATTCGATCACGGATTTACGGTTGGCACGTACGAAGAATTAATTCCAACTGCTGATTTGGTTTGTAATCTAACACCAGATAAGCAACACACAGCTGTAGTAACTGCTATTATGCCTTTGATGAAAAAGGGAGCTACTTTGGCGTATTCACATGGTTTTAATATTGTAGAAGAAGGAATGCAAATTCGCAAGGATATCACAGTTATCATGTGTGCTCCAAAATGTCCTGGATCAGAAGTTCGTGAAGAGTACAAGCGTGGTTTTGGTGTACCAACTCTAATTGCAGTACATCCCGAAAATGATCCAGAAAATGTAGGTTTGGCTCAAGCCAAAGCTTATGCAGTAGCTACAGGAGGTCATAGAGCAGGAGTTTTGCTTTCCTCTTTCGTAGCGGAAGTAAAGTCTGATTTAATGGGTGAACAAACCATTTTGTGTGGCATGTTGCAAACCGGATCTATTTTGTGTTTTGATAAAATGGTGGAAGAGGGTATTGAGCCTGCTTATGCCTCGAAACTAATTCAGTACGGCTGGGAAACGATTACTGAAGCTCTAAAACATGGCGGAATTACAAACATGATGGATCGTCTTTCTAATCCTGCTAAAATTGAAGCTTTTCGTTTGGCCGATGAGCTAAAAGAAATCATGCGCCCGTTATTTCAAAAGCACATGGATGATATCATTTCGGGTGAATTTTCAAAAAACATGATGATTGACTGGGCAAATGATGATGTAAATCTTTTAACTTGGAGAGCGGCAACGGCTCAAACTAATTTTGAAAAAACAGCTCCAACTGCAGCTCATATTTCGGAGCAAGAATATTTTGATCATGGTACTTTACTAATTGCGATGGTGAAGGCAGGAGTAGAATTGGCTTTTGAGACTATGACCGAATCTGGAATTATCGAAGAATCTGCATATTACGAATCATTGCATGAATTGCCTTTGATTGCAAATACTGTTGCTCGAAAAAAATTATATGAAATGAACCGAATCATTTCTGACACAGCAGAGTATGGTTGTTATTTATTTGATCACGCTTGCAAACCATTATTGGGTGATTTTATGAAAACCGTAAATACAAATGTAATTGGTAAATCATTTGCAACTTCAAACGGAGTTGATAACAGCGTATTGATTGCGGTAAATAAAACCATTAGACAACATCCAATTGAAGAAGTTGGGGAATGGCTTCGTACTTCTATGACTGCTATGAAAAAAATAGGATAG
- the acs gene encoding acetate--CoA ligase, whose protein sequence is MSYYKIDNLEQYFKHYNKSVREPRKFWGKIAEENFTWYQQWDKVVEFNMAEADIKWFTEAKVNIVKNCIDRHLAKRGEKTAIIFEPNNPDEEALHITYNELHQRVCKMANVLREQGIKKGDRVCIYLPMIPELAVSVLACARIGAIHSVVFAGFSASAVASRINDSSCKMVITADGGFRGNKTIDLKSIIDEAIEKCTSVEKVLVAKRIHSNVTMVEDRDQWLQPLLDQASDNNVAEIMDAEDPLFILYTSGSTGKPKGMVHTTAGYMVYTAYTFKNVFNYEESDVFWCTADIGWITGHSYILYGPLLNGATTVIFEGVPSYPDFSRFWEVIEKHKITQFYTAPTAIRSLAKENIEFVQKYPLKSLKVIGSVGEPINEEAWHWYNDHVGDKRCPVVDTWWQTETGGIMIAPIAFVTPTKPTYATLPLPGVQAVLMDDKRNEIEGNQVVGSLCIKFPWPGIARTIWGDHQRYKDTYFSAFPGKFFTGDGALRDEVGYYRITGRVDDVVIVSGHNLGTAPIEDAINEHPAVAESAIVGFPHDIKGNALYGFVILKETGETRNKENLSKEINQHISDHIGPIAKLDKIQFVSGLPKTRSGKIMRRILRKIAEGDYSNFGDITTLLNPEIVEEIKEGKV, encoded by the coding sequence ATGAGTTACTACAAAATTGACAATCTAGAACAATACTTCAAGCATTATAATAAATCAGTACGTGAACCTAGAAAATTTTGGGGAAAAATAGCCGAAGAAAATTTTACATGGTACCAGCAATGGGATAAGGTTGTTGAGTTTAATATGGCCGAAGCCGATATAAAATGGTTCACCGAAGCTAAGGTTAATATTGTTAAAAATTGTATCGATAGGCACTTGGCCAAAAGAGGCGAAAAAACCGCTATAATTTTTGAACCAAATAATCCAGATGAAGAAGCTCTGCATATAACCTATAATGAGTTACACCAAAGAGTGTGTAAAATGGCTAATGTTTTGCGTGAACAAGGCATCAAAAAAGGAGATCGCGTTTGTATTTATCTACCAATGATTCCTGAGTTAGCTGTTTCAGTTCTTGCTTGTGCTCGTATTGGTGCAATTCACTCTGTAGTTTTTGCTGGATTTTCAGCATCGGCAGTAGCCAGTCGTATTAATGATAGTTCTTGCAAAATGGTGATAACGGCTGACGGTGGTTTTAGAGGAAACAAAACAATAGACTTGAAAAGTATTATTGATGAAGCAATAGAGAAGTGTACATCTGTCGAAAAAGTTTTAGTTGCCAAAAGAATTCATTCTAATGTTACTATGGTTGAAGATCGTGATCAATGGCTTCAACCATTATTAGATCAAGCCTCAGACAATAATGTTGCCGAAATAATGGATGCCGAAGATCCTTTATTCATTTTATACACATCTGGTTCTACTGGAAAACCAAAAGGAATGGTACATACCACAGCGGGTTACATGGTGTATACGGCGTATACTTTCAAAAATGTTTTTAACTACGAAGAAAGTGATGTGTTCTGGTGCACGGCTGATATCGGTTGGATCACGGGTCATTCCTATATACTTTACGGACCATTATTGAACGGTGCAACGACCGTTATTTTTGAAGGAGTTCCTTCTTATCCTGACTTTAGTCGTTTTTGGGAGGTAATCGAAAAACATAAAATCACTCAATTTTATACCGCGCCAACTGCCATTCGTTCTTTGGCGAAAGAAAATATAGAATTTGTACAAAAATATCCTTTAAAATCTTTAAAAGTAATTGGTTCTGTTGGAGAACCTATCAATGAAGAGGCTTGGCACTGGTACAACGATCATGTTGGGGACAAAAGATGTCCAGTTGTAGATACTTGGTGGCAAACAGAAACAGGAGGAATTATGATTGCACCAATTGCTTTTGTAACGCCCACAAAACCAACTTATGCAACTTTGCCTCTTCCTGGAGTTCAAGCGGTATTAATGGATGACAAGCGCAACGAAATTGAAGGCAATCAAGTCGTTGGAAGTTTGTGTATCAAATTTCCTTGGCCAGGAATTGCCAGAACAATTTGGGGCGATCATCAAAGATATAAAGACACGTATTTTTCTGCATTTCCAGGTAAGTTTTTTACTGGTGATGGTGCTTTGCGTGACGAAGTAGGATATTACAGAATTACTGGAAGAGTTGATGATGTGGTTATTGTATCGGGGCATAATTTGGGGACAGCTCCAATTGAGGATGCAATTAATGAACATCCTGCGGTAGCTGAATCAGCAATTGTAGGCTTTCCGCATGATATTAAAGGAAATGCTTTGTACGGTTTTGTTATTTTAAAAGAAACTGGGGAAACGCGTAATAAAGAAAATTTAAGTAAAGAAATCAATCAGCATATTTCAGATCATATCGGACCTATTGCTAAGTTGGATAAAATTCAGTTTGTTTCTGGTTTACCAAAAACGCGCTCTGGAAAAATTATGAGGCGAATTTTACGTAAAATTGCCGAAGGAGATTATTCTAACTTTGGTGACATTACAACTTTATTAAATCCTGAAATTGTTGAAGAAATTAAAGAAGGAAAAGTTTAA
- a CDS encoding NAD(P)/FAD-dependent oxidoreductase, producing the protein MKDKEVLIIGGGLAGLTAAIHLSKNGLQVTVIEKNGFPKHKVCGEYISNEVLPYFNWLGLDLSHLNPTHITILEFSTSSGKTIKSNLPLGGFGISRFALDYYLYQKAIKNGCTFLQDTVEEIVYSNNEFNVRTVNNSILKSEIVIGAFGKRSNIDQKMNRDFITKKSHWLAVKAHYKGDFPNDLVGLHNFKGGYCGVSKVENDSINICYLADYDTFKKYKNIEEFQSHVLKQNPHLNEIFKKTKMLFEKPLTISQVSFEKKQAVENHILMIGDTAGLIHPLCGNGMAMAIHSAKIVSELVDKYYTSEIKSREKLEEEYIQEWNFNFKDRLKMGRFLSNILQNQKLSGVLMRLLSIFPFLLPKIIKKTHGKPILLQS; encoded by the coding sequence ATGAAAGACAAAGAAGTACTTATTATTGGTGGTGGTTTAGCTGGTTTGACTGCTGCAATTCATTTGTCTAAAAATGGACTTCAAGTAACGGTTATTGAAAAAAATGGTTTTCCAAAACATAAAGTTTGTGGAGAATATATTTCTAACGAAGTTTTACCTTATTTCAACTGGCTTGGTCTTGACCTATCTCATTTAAATCCTACACATATTACTATTCTTGAATTTTCAACATCAAGTGGAAAAACTATTAAAAGTAATCTCCCGCTTGGAGGTTTTGGCATTAGTCGTTTTGCATTGGATTATTACTTGTATCAAAAAGCAATCAAAAATGGTTGTACCTTTTTGCAAGATACTGTAGAGGAAATTGTCTATTCAAACAATGAATTTAATGTTAGAACAGTAAATAATAGTATTTTAAAATCTGAAATTGTTATTGGTGCTTTTGGTAAACGTTCTAATATTGACCAAAAAATGAACCGGGATTTCATAACTAAAAAGTCTCATTGGTTGGCAGTTAAGGCGCATTATAAGGGTGATTTCCCTAATGATTTAGTAGGGCTTCATAATTTCAAAGGTGGATATTGTGGCGTCTCTAAAGTGGAAAATGATAGTATTAATATATGTTATCTTGCAGATTATGATACATTTAAAAAATATAAAAATATTGAAGAGTTTCAAAGTCATGTTCTAAAGCAAAACCCTCATTTGAACGAAATTTTCAAAAAAACAAAAATGCTTTTTGAAAAACCATTAACGATAAGCCAAGTATCGTTTGAAAAAAAACAAGCTGTTGAGAATCATATTTTAATGATTGGAGATACTGCAGGACTTATTCATCCTTTATGCGGCAACGGAATGGCAATGGCAATTCATAGTGCTAAAATTGTTTCAGAATTAGTTGATAAATACTATACCAGTGAAATTAAATCTCGAGAAAAATTAGAAGAAGAATACATACAGGAATGGAATTTCAACTTTAAAGATCGACTAAAAATGGGTCGGTTTTTATCAAATATTTTGCAAAACCAAAAACTTTCAGGGGTATTAATGCGTTTATTAAGTATATTTCCTTTTTTATTACCTAAAATAATTAAAAAAACACACGGAAAACCAATCCTTTTACAATCTTAA
- a CDS encoding methyltransferase domain-containing protein, with protein MALNTKYRTDKPEIMDDFALEGEILRDALDKIAKINQLLGGNKLTLKGVQELLKQSKKEEVTIVDVGCGNGDMLRTLADFGISNKLNFKLIGIDANNFTISHAIQLSEKYTNISYRCEDIFKDSFKELKYDIVLCTLTLHHFKNHEIEDLLKVFYKNSSIGIVINDLHRSPIAYRLFQALCFVFQLNDMSREDGLTSILRGFKKEELVDFSKKLNFKRYTIHWRWAFRYQWIISKI; from the coding sequence ATGGCATTAAATACTAAGTATAGAACTGATAAACCAGAAATAATGGACGATTTTGCCTTAGAAGGCGAGATTTTACGTGATGCTTTAGACAAAATAGCAAAAATTAATCAACTATTAGGTGGAAATAAGTTAACGTTAAAAGGAGTACAAGAACTTCTTAAACAATCTAAAAAAGAAGAAGTTACAATTGTGGATGTAGGTTGTGGCAATGGTGATATGCTGCGAACTTTAGCTGATTTTGGCATTAGTAACAAACTAAATTTTAAGTTGATAGGTATTGATGCTAACAATTTTACAATTTCTCATGCAATACAATTATCAGAAAAATATACGAATATCAGTTATCGGTGTGAAGATATTTTTAAGGATTCTTTTAAGGAATTAAAATACGATATTGTCTTGTGCACATTAACATTACATCATTTCAAAAACCATGAAATTGAAGATTTATTAAAAGTTTTCTATAAGAATTCATCGATAGGAATTGTAATTAATGATTTACATCGAAGTCCAATTGCATACCGCTTATTTCAAGCATTATGTTTCGTGTTTCAATTAAATGATATGTCTAGAGAGGATGGATTAACTTCGATTTTAAGAGGTTTTAAAAAAGAAGAATTAGTAGATTTCTCAAAAAAATTAAATTTTAAAAGGTATACAATTCACTGGCGATGGGCTTTTAGATACCAATGGATAATTTCAAAAATATGA
- a CDS encoding type III polyketide synthase: MSVKIKTVTKQLPKYSKNTDEIIPFLDAWLVGQDERFIRKVKKIFEGAAVDKRYSIMDPIEVFTKTSFEERNDIYVREVIDLGEKVLEKALKKASWNPEDLDYIITVSCTGIMIPSLDAYLINKLKLRHDIVRLPVTEMGCAAGISGIIYAKNFLQANPGKRAAVIAVESPTATFQLDDFSMANIVSAAIFGDGAACVLLSSHEDDEGPEILAEEMYHFYDNIHMMGFKLTNSGLQMVLDIEVPETIASHFPDIIHPFLEKYNLKMEDIDHLIFHPGGKKIVQTVESLFSNLGKNIDDTKEVLRLYGNMSSATVLYVLERIMDNQPKKGERGLMLSFGPGFSAQRVLLQF, from the coding sequence ATGAGCGTAAAAATCAAAACAGTTACTAAACAGTTACCCAAATATTCTAAAAATACGGATGAAATTATCCCTTTTTTGGATGCTTGGCTTGTAGGGCAAGACGAGCGTTTTATTAGAAAAGTAAAGAAAATTTTTGAAGGAGCTGCAGTTGATAAACGATATTCTATTATGGATCCAATTGAAGTGTTTACCAAAACTTCTTTTGAAGAAAGAAATGACATCTATGTACGCGAAGTGATTGATTTAGGCGAAAAAGTTTTAGAAAAAGCCTTAAAAAAAGCCAGCTGGAACCCTGAAGATTTAGATTACATTATCACAGTAAGTTGCACTGGAATTATGATTCCGTCACTGGATGCCTATTTAATTAATAAGTTAAAACTACGCCATGATATAGTGCGACTTCCAGTTACTGAAATGGGTTGTGCTGCTGGAATTTCGGGGATAATTTATGCTAAAAACTTTTTGCAGGCTAATCCCGGAAAACGTGCCGCTGTAATTGCAGTTGAAAGTCCAACAGCTACATTTCAATTGGATGATTTTTCTATGGCCAATATTGTGAGTGCCGCCATTTTTGGTGACGGAGCAGCTTGCGTTTTATTATCTTCTCATGAGGACGATGAAGGTCCAGAAATTCTAGCTGAAGAGATGTATCATTTTTATGACAACATACACATGATGGGCTTCAAATTAACGAATTCTGGATTGCAAATGGTCTTGGATATTGAAGTTCCCGAAACGATTGCTTCGCATTTCCCTGATATTATTCATCCCTTTTTAGAAAAATATAATTTAAAAATGGAAGATATTGATCATTTGATTTTTCATCCTGGAGGAAAGAAAATAGTACAAACAGTAGAAAGTTTATTTTCAAATTTGGGTAAAAATATAGACGATACAAAAGAGGTTTTACGATTGTACGGAAACATGTCTAGTGCAACGGTTTTATATGTTTTAGAACGAATAATGGACAATCAGCCTAAAAAAGGGGAGAGGGGTTTAATGTTAAGTTTTGGTCCAGGATTTTCTGCCCAAAGAGTTTTGTTACAATTTTAA
- a CDS encoding 3-hydroxyacyl-ACP dehydratase FabZ family protein: protein MTNQEIISKLPYSKPFLFVDEIISIDENGVEGTYTFDENLDFYIGHFKDNPVTPGVILTEVMAQIGLVCLGVFLLNESLTKNIVIGLTSTDIEFLKPVFPNEKVTVFSQKIYFRFGKLKCKVIMKNEKEEVVCTGTIAGMIISK, encoded by the coding sequence ATGACAAACCAAGAGATCATATCCAAGTTACCGTATTCTAAACCGTTTCTCTTTGTAGACGAAATAATTTCAATTGATGAAAATGGAGTAGAAGGAACCTATACTTTTGATGAAAATCTTGATTTTTATATAGGACATTTTAAAGACAATCCAGTGACACCAGGAGTAATCTTGACAGAGGTGATGGCACAAATTGGTCTAGTATGTTTAGGTGTATTTTTATTAAATGAAAGCTTAACTAAAAACATAGTAATTGGCTTAACATCTACAGATATTGAATTTTTAAAACCTGTTTTTCCTAACGAAAAAGTAACCGTTTTTTCCCAGAAAATTTATTTCAGATTCGGAAAATTAAAATGTAAAGTAATCATGAAAAATGAAAAAGAAGAAGTGGTGTGTACAGGAACAATTGCTGGAATGATAATTTCTAAATAA
- a CDS encoding beta-ketoacyl synthase, whose translation MKKRVVITGLGVVAPNGVGLDAFTHAIKNGISGIKHEPELERLKFSCQIAGKPEISNELALHYFSELELRNFNSSGILYGVIAGIDAWKDAGLSLEINEEPDWDSGTIFGTGTSGIEKFRESIYKIDDYQTRRLGSTAVAQTMNSGVSAYLGGKLGLGNQVTTNSSACTTGTESILMAYDRIKSGQATRILAGSTSDSGPYIWGGFDAMKVCTFKHNYHPEHGSRPMSVSASGFVPGSGAGALVLEDLQTALARNATIYAEVLGGNLNSGGQRGLGTMTAPNPVAVQKCIQNALTNAGISANEVDAINGHLTATSKDSLEIQNWSEALGRKGKDFPYINSLKSMVGHCLSGAGSIESVASVLQLHHGFVFPNINCDDLHPEITTIIDESRVPQQLIEKELNIIAKASFGFGDVNGCVIFKKYKSHN comes from the coding sequence ATGAAAAAGAGAGTTGTTATTACTGGGCTAGGTGTTGTTGCTCCGAATGGAGTTGGACTTGATGCGTTTACACATGCCATCAAAAACGGAATTTCAGGAATTAAGCATGAACCAGAATTGGAACGATTGAAATTTTCTTGTCAAATAGCGGGAAAACCTGAAATTTCTAATGAATTAGCTTTACACTATTTTTCAGAACTAGAGTTAAGAAATTTCAATTCATCTGGAATTTTGTATGGTGTAATAGCGGGTATTGATGCATGGAAAGATGCCGGATTATCTTTAGAAATAAATGAAGAACCAGATTGGGACAGCGGAACTATTTTTGGAACTGGAACATCTGGGATTGAAAAATTTCGTGAAAGCATCTATAAAATTGATGATTATCAAACCAGAAGATTGGGTAGTACTGCCGTAGCGCAAACTATGAATAGTGGTGTAAGCGCTTATTTAGGAGGTAAATTAGGTTTAGGTAATCAAGTCACTACAAATTCCTCGGCCTGCACAACGGGTACAGAAAGCATTTTGATGGCCTATGACCGCATAAAATCAGGTCAAGCCACACGTATACTAGCAGGAAGCACTAGTGATTCTGGCCCATACATTTGGGGCGGATTTGATGCGATGAAAGTATGTACTTTTAAGCATAATTACCATCCAGAACACGGCTCAAGGCCAATGTCAGTAAGCGCTTCGGGTTTTGTACCCGGAAGTGGAGCAGGAGCTTTAGTTTTGGAAGATTTACAAACAGCACTTGCAAGAAACGCAACCATTTACGCAGAAGTTTTGGGAGGCAATTTAAATTCAGGTGGTCAACGCGGTTTAGGAACAATGACTGCTCCAAATCCTGTTGCTGTGCAGAAATGTATTCAAAATGCCTTAACAAATGCTGGAATTTCAGCAAATGAAGTTGATGCAATCAACGGACATTTAACAGCTACATCAAAAGATAGTTTAGAAATTCAGAATTGGAGTGAAGCTTTGGGCAGAAAAGGAAAAGATTTTCCGTATATAAACTCGTTGAAATCAATGGTAGGCCATTGTTTGTCTGGGGCGGGTAGTATAGAAAGTGTGGCATCGGTATTGCAATTGCATCATGGATTTGTTTTTCCGAATATTAATTGTGACGATTTGCATCCCGAAATTACAACAATAATTGATGAATCGAGAGTACCACAACAACTAATAGAAAAAGAATTAAATATCATTGCTAAAGCTAGTTTTGGTTTTGGTGATGTAAATGGGTGTGTAATATTTAAGAAATATAAATCCCATAATTAA
- a CDS encoding acyl carrier protein: MNKEQTIQELKNIVKPYIQNQEAFDLMTINTDFINDLKINSANLVDVILDIEEKYDIIIDNEAMERMINVEAALEIIEAKLSEKN, translated from the coding sequence ATGAATAAAGAACAAACCATTCAAGAATTAAAAAATATAGTAAAACCATACATTCAAAATCAAGAAGCATTTGATTTAATGACTATTAATACTGATTTTATAAATGATTTAAAGATAAACTCAGCAAATTTAGTGGATGTAATTTTAGACATAGAGGAGAAGTACGATATTATAATTGATAATGAAGCTATGGAACGCATGATCAACGTAGAGGCAGCATTAGAAATTATTGAGGCAAAATTATCCGAGAAAAACTAA
- a CDS encoding 4'-phosphopantetheinyl transferase superfamily protein, protein MIGNDIVDLALAKKESNWKRNGYLDKIFTAKEQFLIKNAVDSDLMVWNLWTRKEAAYKIFNRETGKRGFFPLLLECILDDEKTGKVVILDKSYFTKTIIDDNAVYSVAVIHELDFKKVTIINPETASIVKKNSIPFIIDAATSTEKPISITHHGRFWKGVMLVG, encoded by the coding sequence ATGATTGGAAACGATATTGTAGATTTGGCTTTAGCCAAAAAAGAAAGTAACTGGAAACGTAACGGATATTTAGATAAAATTTTTACTGCAAAAGAGCAATTCTTAATCAAAAATGCTGTTGATTCAGATTTAATGGTTTGGAATTTATGGACTAGAAAAGAAGCAGCCTATAAAATTTTTAATAGAGAAACAGGTAAAAGAGGCTTTTTTCCATTACTTTTAGAGTGTATCCTTGATGATGAAAAAACCGGAAAAGTGGTTATTCTAGATAAAAGCTATTTCACTAAAACTATTATAGATGATAACGCTGTTTATTCTGTTGCTGTAATTCATGAGCTTGATTTCAAAAAAGTAACAATCATAAATCCAGAAACAGCATCAATTGTAAAAAAGAATTCTATTCCATTTATCATTGATGCTGCTACATCAACAGAAAAACCAATTTCTATTACACATCACGGTAGGTTTTGGAAAGGGGTAATGCTTGTTGGCTAA
- a CDS encoding PolC-type DNA polymerase III, with amino-acid sequence MLDWLKNINKEYPDFWKAYVAKFDKKSSRFVVFSTETTGLNPKNDVILSIGSFSVVNNSILVGDNFEAVLTQYKYFHDNGLTNEFLVESKIKKVSEPEALKSFLEFIGNAVLVGHHVDFDVDMINEALERMDCGRLKNEALDIDVMHRKLQDSTDKDCPLDELCEFYKIPVSDRNSAADDAYKTALLFLKLKSRLGIK; translated from the coding sequence ATGTTAGATTGGTTAAAAAATATCAATAAAGAATATCCAGATTTCTGGAAAGCTTATGTAGCTAAATTTGATAAAAAATCATCCAGATTTGTTGTGTTTTCAACTGAAACTACGGGTTTAAATCCTAAAAATGATGTTATTTTATCTATTGGATCTTTTTCGGTGGTTAATAATTCAATTTTGGTTGGGGATAATTTTGAGGCTGTTTTAACACAGTATAAATATTTTCATGACAACGGTTTAACTAATGAATTTTTAGTAGAAAGTAAAATTAAAAAAGTTAGTGAGCCCGAAGCCTTAAAGTCATTTTTAGAGTTTATAGGCAATGCAGTTCTAGTAGGACACCATGTTGATTTTGATGTAGATATGATCAATGAAGCTTTAGAAAGAATGGATTGTGGAAGGTTGAAAAATGAAGCACTAGACATTGATGTTATGCATAGAAAACTTCAAGATAGTACTGATAAAGACTGTCCGCTTGATGAGCTATGTGAGTTTTATAAAATTCCGGTTAGTGATCGCAATTCTGCTGCAGATGATGCATATAAAACAGCGCTGTTGTTTTTAAAATTAAAATCTAGATTAGGTATTAAATAA